One window of Bos indicus isolate NIAB-ARS_2022 breed Sahiwal x Tharparkar chromosome 18, NIAB-ARS_B.indTharparkar_mat_pri_1.0, whole genome shotgun sequence genomic DNA carries:
- the GPR4 gene encoding G-protein coupled receptor 4, with the protein MGNRTLEGCHVDSRMDHLFPPSLYIFVIGVGLPTNCLALWAAYRQVRQRNELGVYLMNLSIADLLYICTLPLWVDYFLHHDNWIHGPGSCKLFGFIFYTNIYISIAFLCCISVDRYLAVAHPLRFARLRRVKTAVAVSSVVWATELGANSAPLFHDELFRDRYNHTFCFEKFPMEGWVAWMNLYRVFVGFLFPWALMLLSYRGILRAVRGSVSTERQEKVKIKRLALSLIAIVLVCFAPYHVLLLSRSAVYLRRPRDCGFEERVFSAYHSSLAFTSLNCVADPILYCLVNEGARSDVAKALHHLLRFLASDKPQEMANASLTLETPLTSKRNSMAKAMAAGWVAAPLAQGDQVQLKMLPPAQ; encoded by the coding sequence ATGGGCAACCGCACGTTGGAGGGCTGCCACGTGGACTCCCGCATGGACCACCTCTTCCCGCCCTCCCTCTACATCTTCGTCATTGGCGTGGGGCTGCCCACCAACTGCCTGGCCCTGTGGGCCGCCTACCGCCAGGTGAGGCAACGCAACGAGTTGGGCGTGTACCTGATGAACCTCAGCATTGCTGACCTGCTGTACATCTGCACGCTGCCACTGTGGGTGGACTACTTCCTGCACCACGACAACTGGATCCACGGCCCTGGCTCTTGCAAGCTCTTCGGGTTCATCTTTTACACCAACATCTACATCAGCATCGCCTTCCTGTGCTGCATCTCGGTGGACCGGTACCTGGCCGTGGCCCACCCGCTGCGGTTCGCCCGCCTGCGCCGTGTCAAGACAGCTGTGGCCGTGAGCTCTGTGGTCTGGGCCACGGAGCTGGGCGCCAACTCGGCACCCCTGTTCCATGACGAGCTCTTCCGCGACCGTTATAACCACACCTTCTGCTTCGAGAAGTTCCCCATGGAGGGCTGGGTGGCCTGGATGAACCTCTACCGAGTCTTCGTGGGTTTCCTCTTCCCCTGGGCGCTCATGCTGCTATCATACCGTGGCATCCTGCGGGCTGTGCGGGGCAGCGTGTCCACTGAGCGCCAGGAGAAGGTCAAGATCAAGAGACTGGCCCTCAGCCTCATCGCCATTGTGCTGGTCTGCTTTGCGCCCTACCACGTGCTCCTGCTCTCGAGGAGCGCCGTCTACCTGCGCCGCCCCCGGGACTGTGGCTTCGAGGAGCGTGTCTTCTCGGCATATCATAGCTCGCTGGCCTTCACCAGCCTCAACTGCGTGGCTGATCCCATCCTCTACTGCCTCGTCAACGAGGGCGCCCGCAGTGACGTGGCCAAGGCCCTGCACCACCTGCTCCGCTTTCTGGCCAGTGACAAGCCCCAGGAGATGGCCAATGCTTCGCTCACCCTAGAGACCCCGCTCACTTCCAAGAGGAACAGCATGGCCAAAGCCATGGCAGCCGGCTGGGTGGCAGCTCCGCTCGCCCAGGGGGACCAGGTGCAGCTGAAGATGCTGCCCCCGGCACAGTGA